Genomic segment of Benincasa hispida cultivar B227 chromosome 1, ASM972705v1, whole genome shotgun sequence:
CGGTATTTAATGGAGTGtccggcagttaatggatggtggatcttgtgactaaagagtttagtcagttactcacgtaccattggagcttcaaactacagatccataaggtccccttagtagctcaatggattaaagttgagaatcagttttagGGTTAGTttaaagtattcaaattaacaagagggaatatgattatatatgatataattaaattggttcaattataggTGATATAAGTGatttgatatatgagatacattaattggaggaaattaatataaatatgatttatattaaataaaggagaaaaggactacggttattacatatgatgtgatattaaaactataggttataaatataatatgataagttagttattatatttatttataattaaacaaatatgtgataattgtggttggttattttctccattaactgTACAAGTGGGAggctaattttagtttttttataactgaagaataaaatgaaaagagttttcatttttgctaATCAAACGCTTCATTTAGTGAATTGTTAATCGTTTACTCACGAGAGATTACACGATGGCTCTCAGCGagaggctaaacgatcgtgtaagtgaTCAAACgagttttgctaaacgattgtgtaagtgagatttgctaaacaatcgtgtaagtGAAATTTTAAGCGATcaagcgagatttactaaatgatcatgtaaacgattaagCGAgagtctaaacgattgtgtaaatgattgagcgagagactaaacgatcgactAGACGATTCTCACGAGAGCGGgatttactagacgatcaagTACTttcagtctatgcgatagacagatcttttctcccacttacttgatcgtgtagtttgATCCGTTCCTTCGTTCTTCCCTCTatcaaattcacacagagcctacacctcatggattctcactctgagaataccaaggttgtcgaGTGGTAGTGCCTAAGGGTGCTTGTTCAAGGAGCAGACTGTTCGTGATTTGCaagcgacaacgagagattGCTTGCTAGACGGTTGCAACGAGATCGAGATATTGTTGTGCAATTATTGTTGTGCAATTATAACTTTAGTAgaattcttcaagggtatgtctctcaattcttttgtatttaattactaaaacatgttgtaatttccttaaagatgcataactattcttgtatgtttgtgaatgcatttattcttgCACAAtaggcttggaaagatcttgcttccgctcatggagatctctgtttagattttctttaaggtagaagttcacaactcactcaagatttaggtcatgttacctatggtcatcctagtgaaatgaaagtttctattatgaacggtgttataaaataagactaaacatttcgtggttcggtcttatacaaacttctttgtatagaatatcctcgcttgcatgtctaatacatgaatgatcaggattagatcatttgtagcactttacaacaattgtaacactacaaagcgggccatactcgtactgtcaccaggataaggtacccagccttatccatctactacagaccatttaggttatcacttaaacatgatccatctgtatgtctccacatacatgtttaagttacaacgataatcttggatgttagtttattagtttgtggttaatgaaactaaaatatcacatattttatagacaaagtgaataaaatatcatatattattaatcacataaagagtttgttcatacaatgtttacaaactatagaaccctacgagatttagggcatcaaccccaacagttatGAGTACGAGCATGAATTAAATTCTTATATGTTTTGCTGAGAGGTTGTATGTGTATGATTTTATTACATGTTTGTGGGACTATGTTTTATGATGCATGTTATGTTTAATAGTGATAATTACCCCTTACTCGTAGTTATGTACCTACCAAAGGTTTgtatttcctttgggattcaccaaatGTGATGATCTCTTTTgggatttcaccagaggtttgtgtttcttttgaaattcaccAAAGATGGTATCTCCTTTGGGATTTCATCCCAGGTTTGTATTTCCTTGGGTCACCAGAGATTAGTGATCTCCTTCGGATTTCACTAGAGGTTATGATTTCCTTTGATATTCACCAGGGGTGGTGATCTCCTTCGAAATTTCACCAgagatttgtgtttccttcgggattcaccagaggttaatGATCTCCTTCAGGATTTCACCAAAGGTTGTGATTTCCTTCGGGACTTCACCAAATGTTTGTGATCTCATAGGTGATTTCACCAGAGATTTATGGGTACATCTAACTTATGATTGGGCGGGTTCAATTATCCACTAGTGACCATCCCATGGAAAGTAGAGGTTTATGCATGTCCCACTAAAGAGTGGCATCTAGAGGTCATAGATGTTTAGCCTGACCCcgatagtggggttacttattgagtattttatactcggGTTACTTaatgagtattttatactcattctttctcatgtttctTTTCAGATAAAGGGAGAAATACGCTAGCGAATGACAAgcggaatccgtgatcgagccactaggaccaTCGATGCTTCCGCTAATGTCTTTCTTTGTTTACatgttttttcttaaaaaaatgttttggatgatgtttttattttcttctacttttttAAGGGTTGCTCACCTAAATGgaattcatttatttgtttttagtaaatttattaaaatttatgatatttatttggttttactAAATCATGAAAAGaagtcattttgaaaagtatgcatgcatgtatataGTAACGGCCTAGTTTAAGCTCTAGGGAGTTGAGTTGTTACActtaaattatgaaataaataattaatagatattaaacattaaaatattaaaaatatccaACAGAAAATCAAGTCTTCAAGGTCGACCCTGGTCAATAGCCGAGCTCATGAAGTTTCACAAAGAGAAATCACCGAACTGAACTTGCCACTGACACTCTGCACAACTTCGAGGGCCACACTTATTGTAATATTGTCAACATTGCACACATCCCAAATGAGAGAAAGCAATTCTGACTATATACTCCCGATACTAACCTAGTCATCATATTATATTTGGTTCGACATGACATTGATGCAAAAACTTGACCACATTTAAAACGagtttattaaacaattttataaataaataagacaactatatttaatttcatattcaCAATCACTGTTTTGAgaaaccaaaataataataataataacaactcaataattattgtttaataataattatttttaagcAACAAATTATAGATACCGTAATAATGTGACTTAAATATTCGATATTCCAAAGTCCAAAATCTCTTCACGtgactttattttattgttacaAAAGGATAGAAACCGTTAATTGACGGCGTTGGGGGTAgttggagaaagaaaaaaatgcaagacttttcttttttgtttgacAAGGAAAAATGCATGACTTAACCACTATGcgaaaggaataaaagaaaacagAATATGCTAATTCAAACAAAGAAGATGCGATGACCGTGAAGAAACGGAAGCCACGTGTACCAATAGAAAACGAAAAGGAAATTCCGTACGCGAAATGAAAATAGGTGCGGACGGACGGAGAAGGCAATTTGCGTTGCGGATGAGACGAGTTTTGTCGCCTTTTTGGCTAGGATATAATACGACGCCGTATTAGCACACTATAAATTAGAATTAATCGTTAACGATTAGACTCAAAAGCAATTAATCgctgttttcttcttcttcatcatcgtCTTTCTCTCAGTGTTTCTGGTTCTTCGTTTTTCCTCCCTCTCTATCTTTAAGCCTGAATTGTATGGCCGCTAATTCGAGGAGCGCAGGAGTGATCGCCGGCTTGGGGAAACGAATCACTGACCAGATCTGGACCAGCGATCCACTTCGCAACTCTGTGATCTCTTCCTCTGCTCCGAAGATCaggttcttcttctttttctttttcttcgaTTTCTTTCTGCGCGAATGTTCATGAAGTTGTAGTGCTGTGCTGTTACTTCGATTTGTTCTGTTATTCTATGTTAGATAGCTTTATTGCATTCTTGTTGCGAAACTTTCTCTGAAAAGTCGTTCTGAATGTTGttgcatttcttcttcttcacgcTGATTGTCGCTTTTGAACAACTTCACTCTGACGCACACTTCAGATGAACGTCTTCACAACGTAACTTTTAAGTCATCTCTACTTTCGCTCTATTCTCATTGATCATATACTGATACTCGGTTCCTTctgattttggttgtttttcTACAAAAGAAGGTATTAGGATTCTAATTCGCTTTCAAATTTCCCGCCATATGCAATATTACGCCTAACTCTCCCAGAAAATTGGAAATTATGCTTTCCTTCACTCTAAGCCTTTCTTCCCTTCTTCCTCGTCGTTTCTGCTTCGATTTTGTGTAGTCTTATCAAATTTGTGTGGCTTTTTTTCCCGTTGTTTATTAGTTGATACTGCTAGTTCTTGCTAAGAAGACTTGAAATTAGAGAGTGCCAGTTCTTATTCCTTTAAATCTTTGATGAAATTTGGGGAAGAGGCGCAGGCAGAGTAAATCCGGTGTACGAAAATTACTCCTTAACCATTGTTTCATTGAGAACCGAAGGTCGTCAATAAGCCCAGTTAGATTGGTATACAAATGTGTTAGAAACTATGAGATCTATCGTGGAAACCGTTCTACAACcccaatttattaaaaaaataatataaaaattaaatatctactcattttttaaaagcaaataactaatttatggTATAATATAAACAACTCATTAATTAtaagtttgtaaaataaaaacaaaagtaaaagtaaaacaaaaaaactcaTTTATTGTAGGATAATTATTCTaaatgataaaatataataaaatatcatatctaTCGGTGATAAATACATTTATCTATCTctattgataaaatattttactatAGGATAATTATTCTAAATTATAGAGAGTAATATTTTATTGTAGGATAATTATTCTAAATTATAGAGAGTAATATTTTActgtatttataaataaattaactaattttcgACTTATAAGATTTATTAATTGttttttcaatgaaaaaaagagaagggtttatattcttttcaaaagaaaGGATGTGGATATGTGAActgttttatattttatttgttggtACTATTTTCAGAATTTAACCTATTTACTAATAACACACTTGATAAATAACGTTTttcaaaaatctcatttttattcaaattcttttgataaaaactgtttgaaatatatttcaaaaactattttgaatagttattaaacatttcaatttttttaaaaaataacttgccttttaaattaatcacttgaaaatatatttcaaacgCATCCTAATTTGCTACAATATATCTATATTGCGATAATCCATGAAGAATTAAATATAGtaattttaatcttaattatCTCCCCTTCAAGAAATTTTCAGCCTTGTGCAAATCTTGAAATTACATAAGGCGTCAGACATAGTAAATTTGTGGTGATATGACTTTATTGGTGCTATACCTATcgtatatttaatatttgtagcgttacaattattttagtttaattatagGAAAAAACTACATTATGAAGATTTTAACACTTCATTAATTATAttgtcaaaagaaacacttaattaattataattaagtaTGGTTTGAAATAATATCTAATCTCAAAGTTaacatagtttttaaaaatttgcatttaattttagaGTAATAAGAATTCAGCTCTTTTACTATATGAAAAAAGAAGAGTAGAAAATAGGgattacaataaataaataaataaaaattaaatagtaattAACGGATCTAAacttttttaaatctttaataCAATATCGAAACTTATCTCCTTATGCcgaatttataaatttatacttCCAGACGATCACAAAGgacttaataaatatattgatcaggtgtaaaaaatataaatatatagattAGTTGACTTCAGGCTAAAACTAGTTCTATTCCACATATCCttaataaatgttttaaaatttctcGTTGAGTAGAAAATTAACAAGAATTTTGAATGGAAAAATATGGCATATTTGACTCAATTTTCGTTTCAAGTTGTCCACGctattctattttaaaaagttatccCCTCTCGAGAAAAGTAAAGCAAATAATCACACCCTGAAAGGATTTCAATGCCcataaattaaaagaatttcattttttttaaagaaatattcttaattatatatagaAGTGAAAATTACATTGATGCTATCCAGGTTGAATTTCTGTTTAGTCTCTACTTTTCAAAATGTAGTTTTGATttcgattttaattttaaaatgttgtaattttatcattgtgattaaaattttgtttcattttgatcatagatttatacttttaatcttgatttttactaaatattcatttatggCTTTTAATGTAGATGTATATTATTGAATTTAAGAGAAttataatgattaattaaatttcaccaatttcatcactattaaaattaaattaaaaattttattttataattattttaaattagttaataggCATTAACACCAATGATTAAAAGTAAGAATTTGGTGAAAAATCTAGGTTTAAAGTGAAATCTATAGATCAAGTtgacacaaaattcaaaatttaagaataatatTGTAATACTTAAAAATttattgactaaatttaaatcaaactcaaaatttatagatgtgatgaaatttaaaaatcaaacaaaaattagattaaaagcttaaaaattaaaaatatgtctTCTCCCCCACAATATGGAAAGATTGAAGAGAAGTGTAGGGTGTGGTATGGTGTGGATGTAAACCAGGATGAAAATATCCGTTGATTATCATGTATTTATAATTTGGAAAGTTTGATATCGATATTAAATATtcacaaatatttttatatcttttataaatatttataaaatataaaaatatcatatattaaatttaatattaatgacaatattaataatttagtttgggagtaaaataacttaattatgaatctaaataattttcttaaattttctgacttataaaaatatatatgatatcgATGATTTGTCGATATATCTATTAATcgtaaaatttcaatttcaatctcGAGTGCCCCAAACAAACTCCCAACTCTATGGCCTACAGATGGTAGGGCGAGTGGCTCCACAATTAATGCTGGGCGTCTGTGATATGATTTGGCCTATGTTCATCCACTCGTTTTTTTAGCTGACATTTTTATTCACTCTTTTTTCAATTCTTTCCACACTCTGTTTCCTGTCTCAATCCCACTCTTCTTTTCAGGCCGTGGATTGGGACGGAATGACATCAATAATAAATAGAATAgaataattattcaaaaaacaaaaagaatgaaaaaaaaaaaaagaaaggaaaaaaaaaagagaataggGGTTCGGTAAGGAGAAGTAGGGATTTTCCACGTCCATGTCCATGGGAGGAGATGAGATTGAAAATGTCATTCACCATCCTCATCCTTGCTctctattttattttccatttctgTAAATTTTCACGGAGATCGGAGTGAGATTCTCTGCGAAAAATTTGGGGATTAGGTTCTTTGTGGAGAATTTTTCtccgttactttttttttatataaaaagtcaattaatttaaatcactaatgcgagctaattttaattaaataattaactttatcattaaattatttattataattagttttaCATGCAAATTTGACTTAAGataaattacttaaattttggtctaaaaaattaattaattttttttagtagaaataaataaatataaatcaaatcatTCACatttataatctaaatttaaatattcaatttaaacatattcattatctttctcaataattaatcaaatttaaaatttaaatgtaatatttatataataacataacattaaataactATACTAATAAATATGTAGAAGTTAATCAAGGTGAGGACAGggatggggaatgcattccctgTCCCTGTTTAGCTCAcgggaaattttttttccccattCTCCTTCCCCGTTCGGAGTTGGGTCTTGTCCTGTGAGATAATAAGACATCTCTATGTCCATCTCATACCACGTGTCTCTTCAAAATCCACATTTAGTCAAATTAACGACCATTTTTATTTGCTTATTAgttactatattttattaacgTTGAAGATTTACAAGGTCGATATTGGTTTAGATATTAAAGCCTTAATTTTacgaaatttaaattaaaccttTTGTGATTTTTAATCAAGTTATTAGTTGtttgtatattattttatataatatttaccttatattttttataatattttacagatttttttatgatataatgACAATTTTGATTCTTGTCTCATGTGGAtattgaatttatgaaaatgtAGAATTATCGATGTATGGAcagatttttctttcttaaaatgatattaatataaaaatgtttaaattaatcaattaaatattaaaatatttttcagaataagtttgtagatctttttataaaaaattatcgACCTTGACGTGTTTCTCGAACAATTTCTCCTCCtttgtatctttctttcaaaataTCTCTGTATTGCGTTTTGCTCCACGGATCAGACAAGCACGATTCCCTTTCACGTTAGCTTTGTTTTGATGAACTTGACTTTGAATCTTATCATCTTTTATACGACCTTGGGTCAAGTGGGAAGGGATGATGTGATGTGTCTTCAATTATATATTGCCACTCATTGTTACTATTCTTGGCTTCTTCTGCTACTTCTTTATTCTTATAGTGTCGATTGTTTTCAATCaaaaaccatttaaaaatgtttcaatAATACCATTTTCTTTgagttcttttcttttttttctttttctttttttttttttttttaacaaatcgCTCAAATCACTCTTCAAGTATGACGGTAATTGTAACTTGTAATTACATCCTCaaacattcaattttaaaaaatagaccctcaaacttctacaaatatcaaaattagaCTAAACTTACAATAGTCGTAGAAATTGgatattcaaatttatataattttataatttctttaattaaggATTCAATTTAACACTTGTAAAAGTTTGAGAACTCAATTTTTATAATGGAATGTTTGAAAGTATAATTACAACTATCACTCTATTTTAGGGGTGTTCTTTGCAActtgctctttttttttcccttgtttGTACTATTCTCTTTGAGTTATTGTTCATTTGATTCTAATTGTTTATCATCCACTATTAGAATAAAGAGGTCCATTCATCCTATCGGATTCAAAAGTTCAAATGAAATTAATGTTTTCTTTTAACAAATGGGTATCAGAGCAGGTAAGATTGGATTCTTACCACTTAAATAACATTTGCTGATGAATTTCTCATCgccatttctttattttatccttgactgaattattaaacaaatatttgatctcaaccttttcttttataattcaAAGTGaatattcttttaaataatGACACCTTTTAAATTTATCACTTGATCGGAGTGAGCTTAAGTGCTTAAACCTTATATCATCAATCATAAGAACATATGTTGGAATTTCCGTagtatataaaattattagataccaaattcaagaaaattataACCTTGGAAAATATATACTACAAATATCAGAAGTTAAATTATAAGTGGAAAGAAAAGCACCATGTGGTGGGACTGTGTTCTTATCATTTATGTTTGTTATTCTTGCACGTCAATCATAAACTTGATTGCATGCTGTTGGTGTTGGGTTCATCTTTTTATTCTTCTTAAGATAACTGTTTCCCATGATGGTAATCCATTCATGCGGTCGGTTTAAacatcattaattaaataatggcaaaaatattttttttatctaagtTTTGACTATAATTTTTAGTTAGCTTCTATGTTTTAGATGGTTAAGCTGTTacatctaaattttaaatttaatttttatttgattcgtAGATTTCAAACTCTTacatttttttactattaagtTTTGAGTCTAGACTATGTGTACTATCTTCCGAGTAATCCGTCGatgataatttaaaaattgagttaTCTACTCGTGTTTGTTGTTTACCAGTGTTCTATAATCATTATGAAATATATACCTACTATGAAATCTGTAATTAGcaaatgtaattatattgtgGAGGAGAGTCATCAATCTAATTACATTTGATCATTACGTGTGACTCTCACCTTACTAATTTTTTATCATTTACCATTTTTATTACGATTTTCTTTGTAGGTAAACAACACCAATGAAGTTTTTATTATGATTGAATTAGTGTGTAGTAAACATAATCAAAATAATCTCATTTCTTTTGCAATTGAGGTTCGTTCCAATTGATTCCTGAATGTAAAACATTATGCATTGTGTGAATTTTGATTTCGAATTAGCAAatgtaggcttaatttttatttgcttCATATGCTTAACGACTTCACACTTTGACCCTTGAAATAGGAGGGCAGCTCACACCTCAGCGTATGACAAGAACCCCGACGAGCAAGTTCGACCAAGCGTAGTCCCTGATGATGTGATTCAGTCTCAGGCTGCTGATAAGTACTGGGCTCCTCATCCGCAAACCGGCGTTTTCGGGCCGGCCTCTGACAATCCTGCTGCAGCAGCAGCCAACCGTGCAGCAGATGGTGGCAACTACTCTGCCGTGGAGGAGGAAAAGGCTTGGTTCCGACCAACAAGTCTCGAGGATTCCGAGAAGCCCCACGGGTTGTAGAGTGCTCAGACATTGGGCATCAGATACTAGACAACAAGTAGCGACTATATTACGTTACTAAATAAAGAAGATGGTTGCTTTTGTTGTACTAAATGGTTGGAGTTTTGTGTTAGACGCAATCTGCCTGAGGAATCGGGATATGCTTATTATACGGTGTTGTACAAACTCTATTACGTTGGATGTTTTTGTGCTCTCGTTTGACTATTCAAAATAGTGTGGTTTTATAGCTATA
This window contains:
- the LOC120088310 gene encoding late embryogenesis abundant protein At5g17165-like translates to MAANSRSAGVIAGLGKRITDQIWTSDPLRNSVISSSAPKIRRAAHTSAYDKNPDEQVRPSVVPDDVIQSQAADKYWAPHPQTGVFGPASDNPAAAAANRAADGGNYSAVEEEKAWFRPTSLEDSEKPHGL